From a region of the Paraburkholderia hospita genome:
- a CDS encoding RsmB/NOP family class I SAM-dependent RNA methyltransferase, with protein sequence MKLHGFLIGQTETLLAEVLKFTGPADAATSRFFRAHSKLGHGERGVIAEAVFAVLRRRMEFAHLAEGGTGSPTRRLTLLGLMQTAGRTALKPFMSDAENAWLEHVAKIDPQSLPLRIRLNLPDWIYQALSTRFEAEELAHLAASLNYPAPLDLRANPIKASRDEVLSALSKAGIEAGATPFAPFGVRVVGKPPLTKLDAFQDGWLEVQDEGSQLLCSLVAPKRGEMIVDFCAGAGGKTLALGAMMRSTGRLYAFDISDRRLAKLKPRLARSGLSNVNPVLIDSEHDAKIKRLAGKIDRVLVDAPCSGLGTLRRNPDLKWRQSPESIAELTPKQLSILTSAARLVKKGGRLVYATCSILDAENEGVVQQFLADHPDFALVPARDVLAEQRIELEMGDYLSLWPHRHATDGFFAAVLERRG encoded by the coding sequence ATGAAACTGCATGGATTTTTGATTGGACAAACCGAGACGCTGCTCGCCGAGGTTCTTAAGTTCACCGGCCCCGCCGATGCCGCGACCAGCCGCTTTTTCCGCGCGCATTCGAAGCTCGGCCACGGCGAGCGCGGCGTGATCGCGGAAGCGGTGTTCGCGGTGCTGCGTCGCCGGATGGAGTTTGCGCATCTGGCGGAAGGCGGCACGGGCAGTCCTACCCGGCGCCTTACGCTGCTCGGATTGATGCAGACGGCGGGCCGCACGGCATTGAAGCCGTTCATGTCGGATGCGGAGAACGCGTGGCTCGAGCACGTGGCGAAGATCGATCCGCAGAGCTTGCCGCTGCGCATCCGCCTGAATCTGCCTGACTGGATCTATCAGGCGCTCAGCACGCGCTTCGAAGCCGAAGAACTCGCGCACCTGGCCGCCTCGTTGAACTACCCGGCGCCGCTCGATCTGCGCGCAAACCCGATCAAGGCGAGCCGCGACGAAGTGCTGTCCGCGCTGTCGAAGGCGGGCATCGAGGCGGGCGCGACGCCGTTCGCGCCGTTCGGCGTCCGCGTGGTCGGCAAGCCGCCGCTCACCAAGCTCGACGCGTTCCAGGACGGCTGGCTCGAAGTGCAGGACGAGGGCAGCCAGCTGCTGTGCTCGCTGGTCGCGCCCAAGCGCGGCGAGATGATCGTCGACTTCTGCGCGGGCGCGGGCGGCAAGACGCTGGCGCTCGGCGCGATGATGCGCTCGACGGGCCGTCTCTATGCCTTCGACATCTCCGACCGGCGCCTCGCGAAGCTCAAGCCGCGCCTCGCGCGCAGCGGGCTGTCGAACGTGAACCCGGTGCTGATCGACAGCGAACACGACGCGAAGATCAAGCGGCTCGCTGGCAAGATCGATCGCGTGCTGGTCGATGCGCCGTGCAGCGGCCTCGGCACACTGCGCCGCAATCCCGATCTGAAATGGCGCCAGTCGCCGGAATCGATCGCCGAACTGACGCCGAAGCAGCTGTCCATCCTGACGAGCGCGGCGCGTCTCGTGAAGAAGGGCGGCCGCCTCGTCTACGCGACGTGCAGTATCCTCGATGCGGAAAACGAAGGTGTCGTGCAGCAGTTTCTCGCCGATCACCCGGATTTCGCGCTCGTGCCCGCGCGCGACGTGCTCGCCGAGCAGCGCATCGAGCTGGAAATGGGCGATTACCTGTCGCTCTGGCCGCATCGTCATGCGACGGACGGCTTCTTCGCGGCCGTGCTGGAACGCCGCGGCTAA
- a CDS encoding mechanosensitive ion channel family protein, with product MQNHLFFHMLGDVVRDFGQPVILWQVGVLLGTLALAYLLARLMRRALDAKRETRYGALRFGAEALNRALFPLLGGVLVWIARAIAGQFIHTSLLDLALVPLFGIGLIYIVFYLARRVFGRDDSAHTWLSLVEKVVSLIVWVGMVLTVMGIQNDVLKWMASVQFRIANTHVTLLSLLSGLLWVCVTMIVAMWLGAALEDRLMRSGALDANLKVVLSRVGRALLILGAVLISLSLVGIDITVLGVFGGALGVGLGFGLQKIASNYVSGFIILIDRSLRIGDTINVSGLQGMVTQIRTRYTVVRGLDGIETLVPNEKLITDVVQNQSSYLTRGNAKATLQISYSTDVEKAMALLVEATHGVDRVLQEPAPTPYLAGFGPDGINLELGYWIQDAATGTSAVRSNVNRNIWRLFSENGIAIPYAQREVRIVAGSSDIMSQAVTMTGHIANESGSAA from the coding sequence ATGCAAAACCATCTCTTCTTCCACATGCTGGGCGACGTCGTGCGCGACTTCGGCCAGCCTGTCATTTTGTGGCAGGTCGGCGTGCTGCTCGGCACGCTCGCACTCGCGTATCTGCTCGCGCGACTCATGCGCCGCGCGCTCGATGCGAAGCGCGAAACCCGTTACGGCGCGCTGCGTTTCGGCGCCGAGGCGCTCAACCGCGCGCTCTTTCCGCTGCTGGGCGGCGTGCTCGTGTGGATCGCGCGGGCCATCGCCGGGCAGTTCATCCATACGTCGCTGCTCGATCTCGCGCTGGTGCCGCTGTTCGGCATCGGGCTGATCTACATCGTGTTCTATCTCGCGCGGCGCGTGTTCGGCCGCGACGACAGCGCGCACACGTGGCTGTCGCTGGTCGAAAAGGTCGTGTCGCTGATCGTCTGGGTCGGCATGGTGCTGACCGTGATGGGCATCCAGAACGACGTGCTCAAGTGGATGGCGAGCGTGCAGTTCAGGATCGCCAACACGCATGTGACGCTGTTGTCGCTGCTGTCGGGGCTGCTGTGGGTCTGTGTGACGATGATCGTCGCGATGTGGCTCGGCGCGGCGCTCGAAGACCGGCTGATGCGCTCGGGCGCGCTCGACGCGAACCTGAAAGTGGTGCTGTCGCGCGTTGGCCGGGCGCTGCTGATACTCGGGGCAGTCCTGATCAGCCTGTCGCTGGTCGGCATCGACATCACGGTGCTCGGTGTGTTCGGCGGTGCGCTCGGCGTGGGCCTTGGTTTCGGTCTGCAGAAGATCGCGAGCAACTACGTGTCCGGCTTCATCATCCTGATCGACCGGTCGCTGCGCATTGGCGACACGATCAACGTGAGCGGCCTGCAAGGCATGGTCACGCAGATCCGGACGCGCTATACGGTGGTGCGCGGGCTCGACGGGATCGAAACGCTGGTTCCGAACGAAAAGCTGATCACCGACGTCGTGCAGAACCAATCGTCATACCTGACGCGCGGCAACGCGAAGGCGACGCTCCAGATCTCGTATTCGACCGATGTCGAAAAGGCGATGGCGCTGCTCGTCGAGGCCACCCACGGTGTCGACCGCGTGCTGCAGGAACCGGCGCCGACGCCTTATCTGGCGGGCTTCGGGCCGGACGGCATCAATCTCGAACTCGGCTACTGGATTCAGGACGCAGCGACGGGCACGTCCGCCGTGCGCTCGAACGTGAATCGCAACATCTGGCGGCTCTTTTCGGAGAACGGCATCGCGATCCCGTATGCGCAACGCGAAGTGCGCATCGTCGCCGGCTCCAGCGACATCATGTCGCAGGCGGTAACAATGACCGGGCACATCGCGAACGAATCGGGCAGTGCCGCCTGA
- a CDS encoding DesA family fatty acid desaturase — protein MLNSLLDFLAHGALRFSWWQIVLWTLAVTHVTIIGVTVYLHRCQAHRALDLHPVAAHFFRFWLWMTTGMLTGQWAAIHRKHHAKCETEEDPHSPQTRGIWKVLLEGAELYRTEAKNEETMRKFSHGTPNDWIERNVYTKYPILGVSIMMVVDVALFGIVGLSVWAVQMIWIPFWAAGVVNGLGHFWGYRNFNSADASTNLIPWGIIIGGEELHNNHHTYATSAKLSNKWYEFDIGWMYIRIMSAFRLAKVKKIAPTPRLTTGKLVLDQDTLQAVLANRYEVMATYAKAIKRAYRQELAHLKEVGAREKYQVMRGARGWFHKEEAGLDEPQRRQLPQIFANSQKLRTYIELRNELAAMWERSNASREQLLVQLQDWCHRAEQSGIKALQEFAMRLRRYA, from the coding sequence TTGTTGAATTCCTTGCTTGATTTCCTTGCCCACGGCGCACTGCGTTTCTCGTGGTGGCAAATCGTGTTGTGGACGCTCGCCGTCACGCACGTCACGATCATTGGCGTCACTGTCTATCTGCACCGCTGCCAGGCGCACCGTGCGCTGGACCTGCATCCCGTTGCGGCCCACTTTTTCCGCTTCTGGCTGTGGATGACCACGGGCATGCTTACTGGTCAGTGGGCTGCGATTCACCGCAAGCACCACGCGAAGTGCGAGACGGAAGAAGATCCGCACAGCCCGCAGACGCGCGGCATCTGGAAGGTGCTGCTCGAAGGCGCGGAGCTGTATCGCACCGAAGCGAAGAACGAAGAAACGATGCGCAAGTTCAGCCACGGCACGCCGAATGACTGGATCGAGCGCAACGTCTACACGAAGTACCCGATCCTCGGCGTGAGCATCATGATGGTCGTCGACGTCGCGCTGTTCGGCATCGTCGGTCTGAGCGTGTGGGCCGTGCAGATGATCTGGATCCCGTTCTGGGCAGCGGGCGTCGTCAACGGTCTCGGACACTTCTGGGGTTATCGCAACTTCAACTCCGCGGATGCGAGCACGAACCTGATTCCGTGGGGCATCATCATCGGCGGTGAAGAGCTGCACAACAATCACCACACGTATGCGACGTCCGCGAAGCTGTCGAACAAGTGGTACGAGTTCGATATCGGCTGGATGTATATCCGCATCATGTCGGCGTTCCGTCTTGCCAAGGTGAAGAAGATCGCACCGACGCCGCGTCTGACCACGGGCAAGCTCGTGCTGGATCAGGACACGCTGCAAGCCGTGCTCGCGAACCGCTATGAAGTGATGGCGACCTACGCGAAGGCGATCAAGCGCGCTTACCGTCAGGAATTGGCGCATCTGAAGGAAGTGGGCGCGCGTGAAAAGTATCAAGTTATGCGCGGCGCCCGTGGCTGGTTCCACAAGGAAGAGGCGGGTCTGGACGAGCCGCAGCGTCGCCAGTTGCCGCAGATTTTCGCTAACAGCCAGAAATTGCGCACGTACATCGAACTGCGCAATGAACTCGCCGCAATGTGGGAGCGTTCGAACGCATCGCGCGAACAACTGCTGGTGCAATTGCAAGATTGGTGTCATCGCGCTGAACAAAGCGGCATCAAGGCCCTGCAGGAATTTGCGATGCGCCTGCGGCGCTACGCCTGA
- the nadA gene encoding quinolinate synthase NadA — translation MNQAIRSVEYDRPQGAACGVGQAWAKVPDAPSTQERLALKERIRGLLKREKAVLVAHYYVDPELQELADETGGCVADSLEMARFGRDHDAQTLVVAGVRFMGETAKILSPNKRILMPDLDATCSLDLGCPVDEFSAFCDAHPDRTVVVYANTSAAVKARADWMVTSSIGLEIVADLHARGEKIIWAPDRHLGSYIQKKTGADMLLWQGSCLVHDEFKGVELDLLRAEYPDAKVLVHPESPESVVALADVVGSTTQLIDAAKNSNATHFIVATDLGILHKMRLAAPGKTFIEAPTAGNSATCKSCAHCPWMAMNGLRNLADVLERGHNEIFVDPSLGERARLPIDRMLDFAARHKKRVQTSGDLARDTALFSNVGAA, via the coding sequence ATGAATCAGGCGATCAGGAGCGTCGAGTACGACCGTCCGCAAGGCGCGGCCTGCGGTGTGGGACAGGCTTGGGCGAAGGTGCCCGACGCACCGTCGACGCAGGAACGGCTCGCGCTGAAGGAGCGTATTCGCGGCTTGCTCAAGCGTGAAAAGGCGGTGCTCGTCGCGCACTACTACGTCGATCCGGAACTGCAGGAACTCGCGGATGAGACGGGCGGTTGCGTGGCCGATTCGCTTGAAATGGCGCGCTTCGGACGCGATCACGACGCGCAGACGCTGGTCGTTGCCGGCGTGCGATTCATGGGCGAAACCGCGAAGATTCTCAGCCCGAACAAGCGCATTCTGATGCCCGATCTGGACGCAACCTGTTCGCTCGATCTCGGCTGTCCTGTCGACGAATTTTCCGCTTTCTGCGATGCGCATCCGGACCGCACTGTCGTCGTCTACGCGAATACGAGTGCGGCGGTGAAAGCGCGAGCCGACTGGATGGTGACGTCGTCGATCGGGCTGGAAATCGTTGCTGATCTTCACGCTCGCGGCGAAAAGATCATCTGGGCGCCGGACCGTCACCTGGGCAGCTATATCCAGAAGAAGACAGGCGCCGACATGCTGCTGTGGCAAGGCTCGTGTCTGGTCCATGACGAATTCAAGGGCGTCGAGCTCGATCTGCTGCGCGCCGAATATCCGGACGCGAAAGTGCTCGTGCATCCGGAGTCGCCGGAAAGCGTGGTTGCACTGGCGGATGTGGTCGGCTCGACGACTCAACTGATCGACGCCGCGAAGAACAGCAACGCGACGCACTTCATTGTCGCGACGGACCTCGGCATCCTGCACAAGATGCGGCTCGCGGCGCCTGGCAAGACCTTCATCGAAGCGCCCACGGCCGGCAACAGCGCGACGTGCAAGAGCTGCGCGCATTGTCCGTGGATGGCGATGAACGGCTTGCGTAATCTCGCGGATGTGCTGGAGCGCGGCCACAACGAAATCTTTGTCGACCCGTCGCTCGGCGAGCGCGCGCGTTTGCCGATCGACCGGATGCTCGATTTCGCCGCGCGTCACAAGAAGCGCGTGCAGACGAGCGGCGATCTCGCGCGCGATACGGCGCTGTTCTCTAACGTTGGAGCCGCTTGA
- the nadC gene encoding carboxylating nicotinate-nucleotide diphosphorylase has protein sequence MGANDQQEMKDAVSPLFAEIEAQYGEAFAAAIARNVSDALEEDVGSGDLTGLLVPADEMRDARIIVREAAVLCGVPWFNEVMRRVDPRIDVQWRYREGDSMAADSVVCTLRGPARSLLTAERNGLNFLQMLSGVASATRKFANAIAHTRAHVLDTRKTLPGLRLAQKYAVRVGGGANQRLALYDGILIKENHIAAAGGVGAAMQAALALNAGVSIQIEVETLEQLESALAHGAQSILLDNFSFDMMRDAVRITAGRAVLEVSGGVNFDTVRQIAETGVDRVSVGSLTKDVRATDFSMRIV, from the coding sequence ATGGGCGCGAATGACCAACAGGAGATGAAGGACGCGGTATCGCCGCTCTTCGCGGAAATCGAGGCGCAGTACGGCGAAGCGTTTGCTGCCGCGATCGCGCGCAATGTCAGCGATGCGCTTGAGGAAGATGTCGGCAGCGGCGACTTGACGGGCCTGCTCGTTCCCGCTGACGAAATGCGCGACGCGCGCATCATCGTGCGCGAGGCGGCTGTGCTGTGCGGTGTGCCGTGGTTCAACGAAGTGATGCGCCGCGTCGATCCACGCATCGACGTGCAATGGCGCTATCGCGAGGGCGACAGCATGGCGGCAGATTCCGTGGTGTGCACGCTGCGCGGCCCGGCGCGCTCGCTGCTGACGGCTGAACGCAACGGCCTCAATTTTCTGCAGATGCTGTCCGGCGTGGCGAGCGCGACGCGCAAGTTCGCCAATGCGATCGCGCATACTCGTGCACACGTGCTCGATACGCGCAAGACGCTGCCCGGTCTGCGTCTCGCGCAGAAGTACGCGGTGCGCGTGGGCGGCGGCGCAAACCAGCGTCTCGCGCTCTACGACGGCATTCTGATCAAGGAGAATCACATCGCGGCGGCGGGCGGCGTCGGCGCGGCGATGCAGGCGGCGCTCGCACTGAATGCGGGTGTGTCGATCCAGATCGAAGTCGAAACGCTGGAACAACTGGAATCCGCGCTCGCACACGGCGCGCAGTCGATTCTGCTCGACAACTTCTCGTTCGACATGATGCGCGACGCCGTGCGGATCACGGCAGGTCGCGCGGTGCTCGAAGTGTCCGGTGGTGTGAACTTCGACACGGTCCGGCAGATTGCGGAGACGGGCGTCGATCGCGTGTCTGTCGGTTCGTTGACCAAGGACGTGCGGGCAACGGATTTCTCGATGCGCATCGTTTGA
- the nadB gene encoding L-aspartate oxidase, whose translation MNFDVAIVGSGLAGLSVALNLAQTRRVAVIAKRSLTEGASDWAQGGIAAVLDSADSVENHVDDTLIAGGGLCDEAATRFIVEHGREAIQWLIDQGVPFTKDDAAELGFHLTREGGHSHRRIIHAADATGHAVVATLSERVRQHPNITLLEDHYAIDLITSDRLGLPGRRCHGLYALDLASGRTVTIEAPHTVLATGGAGKVYLYTTNPDTATGDGIAMAWRAGCRVSNMEFIQFHPTCLFHPYAKSFLISEAVRGEGGILKLPDGTRFMPAHDERAELAPRDIVARAIDFEIKKRGIDCVYLDISHQPPEFLREHFPTILARCLEFGIDITKEPIPVVPAAHYTCGGVVTDLAGRTDLTGLYAVGETSCTGLHGANRLASNSLLECLVIGRSAAQAIEEEGFGAAVHAPLPDWDESRVSDPDEEVVVAHNWDELRRLMWNYVGIVRTDKRLARAKHRLTLLRDEIHEYYANFKVSRDLLELRNLVDVASLIVEGARSRRESRGLHYSRDWPNALPKALPTVLSPERVPNRNV comes from the coding sequence ATGAATTTCGATGTAGCGATTGTCGGCAGCGGACTGGCCGGTTTGAGTGTCGCGCTGAATCTCGCGCAGACGCGGCGCGTCGCCGTGATCGCCAAGCGTTCGCTGACGGAGGGCGCCAGCGACTGGGCGCAAGGCGGCATCGCCGCCGTGCTCGATTCTGCCGATAGCGTCGAGAATCACGTCGACGACACGTTGATCGCCGGCGGCGGCTTGTGTGATGAAGCGGCGACGCGCTTTATCGTCGAGCATGGCCGCGAGGCGATTCAATGGCTGATCGACCAGGGCGTGCCGTTCACAAAGGACGACGCCGCCGAGCTCGGCTTCCACCTGACGCGCGAAGGCGGCCACAGCCATCGGCGCATCATCCACGCCGCCGATGCAACGGGCCACGCCGTCGTCGCGACGCTGAGCGAGCGCGTGCGGCAACATCCGAACATCACGCTGCTCGAAGACCACTACGCGATCGACCTGATCACCTCGGACCGGCTCGGCCTGCCGGGACGCCGCTGTCACGGCCTCTACGCGCTCGATCTCGCGAGCGGCCGCACCGTCACCATCGAGGCGCCGCATACTGTGCTCGCCACGGGCGGCGCGGGCAAGGTCTACCTGTACACGACTAACCCCGACACCGCGACGGGCGACGGCATCGCAATGGCCTGGCGGGCCGGTTGTCGCGTGTCGAACATGGAGTTCATCCAGTTTCACCCGACATGTCTGTTTCACCCGTACGCCAAGTCCTTTCTGATCTCAGAGGCTGTGAGAGGAGAAGGCGGCATTCTTAAGCTGCCCGACGGCACGCGCTTCATGCCGGCTCACGACGAACGCGCCGAACTGGCGCCACGCGATATCGTTGCGCGCGCGATCGACTTCGAAATCAAGAAGCGCGGTATCGACTGCGTGTATCTCGACATCAGCCATCAACCGCCAGAATTCCTGCGCGAGCACTTCCCGACCATTCTCGCGCGCTGCCTCGAGTTCGGCATCGACATCACGAAAGAGCCGATTCCCGTCGTACCCGCGGCGCACTACACGTGCGGCGGCGTCGTCACGGATCTCGCCGGGCGCACCGATCTGACCGGGCTTTACGCTGTCGGTGAAACGTCGTGTACCGGCCTGCACGGCGCGAACCGGCTCGCGAGCAATTCGCTGCTGGAGTGCCTCGTGATCGGTCGCTCGGCCGCGCAGGCGATCGAAGAAGAAGGCTTCGGCGCAGCCGTGCATGCGCCGCTGCCCGATTGGGACGAGAGCCGCGTGTCCGATCCCGACGAGGAAGTCGTCGTCGCGCACAACTGGGACGAACTGCGCCGCCTGATGTGGAATTACGTCGGTATCGTGCGCACGGACAAGCGGCTCGCGCGCGCGAAACACCGTCTGACGTTGCTGCGCGACGAAATCCACGAGTACTACGCGAACTTCAAGGTGAGCCGCGATTTGCTCGAACTGCGCAATCTGGTCGATGTGGCGTCGTTGATCGTCGAAGGCGCGCGTTCGCGGCGCGAGAGCCGCGGGCTGCACTACAGTCGTGACTGGCCGAACGCGCTGCCCAAGGCGCTGCCAACCGTACTTTCGCCGGAGCGTGTGCCGAACCGCAACGTGTAG
- the rpmG gene encoding 50S ribosomal protein L33 has protein sequence MAKGARDKIKLESTAGTGHFYTTTKNKRNMPEKMEIMKFDPVVRKHVAYKETKIK, from the coding sequence ATGGCCAAGGGCGCACGCGACAAGATCAAGCTGGAATCGACCGCTGGTACGGGTCACTTCTACACGACGACGAAGAACAAGCGCAACATGCCGGAAAAGATGGAGATCATGAAGTTCGATCCCGTCGTCCGTAAGCACGTGGCGTACAAGGAAACGAAGATCAAGTAA
- the rpmB gene encoding 50S ribosomal protein L28 yields the protein MARVCQVTGKAPMSGNNVSHANNKTKRRFLPNLQNRRFWVESENRWVRLRVSNAGLRLIDKNGIDTVLADLRARGEA from the coding sequence ATGGCACGCGTATGCCAAGTAACTGGGAAAGCGCCGATGAGCGGCAACAACGTTTCCCACGCCAACAACAAGACCAAGCGTCGTTTTCTTCCGAACCTGCAGAACCGCCGTTTCTGGGTTGAAAGCGAAAACCGTTGGGTGCGCCTCCGCGTCTCGAACGCCGGCCTGCGCCTGATCGACAAGAACGGTATCGACACCGTGCTCGCAGATCTGCGCGCACGTGGCGAAGCCTAA
- the radC gene encoding RadC family protein: protein MPRSAAEKPPIRRPQPAWPTRDMPRERLLEAGPAALSETELVALVLGSGLPGHNVFDVARSLLGRFGSLRAMLDATPEDFDGVRGVGPAKRAQLLAIMEMARRALAEKMRERPLIDSPEAVEDYLRLLIGSRPYEVFICLFLDTRHRLIRSEENSRGSLTRMAVYPREIVRRTLSVNAASLIVAHNHPSGAVKPSASDRQLTRVLRDTLALIDVQLIDHLVIGANETFSFARAGWP from the coding sequence ATGCCGCGCTCCGCGGCAGAAAAGCCTCCGATACGCCGTCCGCAGCCCGCGTGGCCGACCCGCGACATGCCGCGCGAGCGGCTGCTCGAGGCCGGCCCGGCGGCGCTCTCCGAAACCGAACTGGTCGCGCTCGTGCTCGGCTCCGGGCTACCCGGCCACAATGTCTTCGACGTCGCGCGCTCGCTGCTGGGGCGCTTCGGCTCGTTGCGCGCGATGCTCGACGCGACGCCCGAAGACTTCGACGGCGTGCGCGGCGTCGGCCCGGCCAAGCGCGCGCAACTGCTGGCAATCATGGAGATGGCGCGGCGCGCGCTCGCGGAAAAGATGCGCGAGCGTCCGCTGATCGACTCGCCCGAAGCCGTCGAGGACTATTTGCGGCTGTTGATCGGCTCGCGGCCGTACGAGGTGTTCATCTGCCTCTTTCTGGACACCCGGCACCGGCTGATCCGCTCGGAAGAAAACTCGCGTGGCTCGCTCACGCGCATGGCCGTATACCCGCGCGAGATCGTTCGGCGCACGCTGTCGGTCAATGCGGCAAGCCTGATCGTCGCGCATAATCACCCGTCCGGCGCCGTCAAGCCGAGCGCCAGTGACCGCCAGCTCACGCGCGTGCTGCGCGACACCCTCGCACTGATCGACGTGCAACTGATCGACCATCTGGTGATCGGCGCGAACGAGACGTTTTCTTTCGCGCGCGCGGGCTGGCCATGA
- a CDS encoding FKBP-type peptidyl-prolyl cis-trans isomerase produces MSIIDISEVKPGSHITLHYRLSLADGAEIVSTFNDKPATLLLGAGQLAPPLEDILLGLKVGHHSTFQLEPGQGFGPRNPELIQRVSLATLRENAMIGEDFSPGDLVEFNAPGGGRYAGVLKEVGETSALFDFNHPLAGQALTFEVKIIGIL; encoded by the coding sequence ATGAGCATCATCGACATCTCCGAAGTGAAACCCGGTTCGCACATCACACTTCACTACCGGCTTTCGCTTGCCGATGGCGCCGAGATCGTCAGCACTTTCAACGACAAACCCGCTACGCTGCTGCTGGGCGCGGGCCAACTGGCGCCGCCGCTGGAAGACATTCTGCTGGGATTGAAGGTGGGCCACCATTCGACCTTTCAGCTAGAGCCGGGTCAGGGATTCGGCCCGCGCAACCCGGAGCTGATCCAGCGCGTGTCGCTGGCCACGCTGCGCGAAAACGCGATGATCGGCGAGGATTTTTCTCCCGGCGATCTAGTCGAATTCAATGCGCCGGGCGGCGGTCGCTATGCGGGCGTGCTGAAGGAAGTGGGTGAAACCTCGGCTCTCTTCGATTTCAACCATCCGCTCGCCGGCCAGGCGCTGACGTTCGAAGTCAAAATCATCGGGATCCTGTAA
- the ispH gene encoding 4-hydroxy-3-methylbut-2-enyl diphosphate reductase, protein MSITDTTLAEAEILLAQPRGFCAGVDRAIEIVERAIKLYGSPIYVRHEIVHNAYVVEDLRKKGAIFIEQLDEVPSGSTVIFSAHGVSKAVRAEADERGLRVYDATCPLVTKVHIEVAKMRAEGFDIVMIGHKGHPEVEGTMGQTAEGMYLVEDIDDVQALQLADPERIAYVTQTTLSVDDAAQIIAALKAKFPNVKEPKKQDICYATQNRQDAVKFMAPQCDVVIVVGSPNSSNSNRLRELAEKLGVPSYMVDSPDQIDPAWVADKRRIGVTAGASAPEALAQAVIGRLRELGVRNVRALEGIEENIAFPLPRGLGLPA, encoded by the coding sequence ATGAGCATCACGGACACGACTCTCGCCGAAGCTGAAATCCTGCTTGCGCAGCCGCGCGGATTCTGCGCCGGCGTCGATCGGGCGATCGAGATCGTCGAACGCGCCATCAAGCTGTACGGCTCGCCGATCTACGTGCGTCACGAAATCGTTCATAACGCGTATGTCGTCGAAGACCTGCGCAAGAAGGGCGCGATCTTCATCGAGCAGTTGGACGAAGTGCCGTCGGGCAGCACGGTGATCTTCAGCGCGCATGGCGTGTCGAAGGCCGTGCGTGCCGAAGCCGACGAGCGCGGCCTGCGCGTGTACGACGCGACCTGTCCGCTCGTCACCAAGGTTCACATCGAAGTCGCGAAGATGCGCGCGGAAGGCTTCGACATCGTGATGATCGGCCACAAGGGCCACCCCGAAGTCGAAGGGACGATGGGACAGACGGCCGAGGGCATGTATCTCGTCGAAGATATCGACGACGTGCAGGCGCTGCAACTCGCCGACCCTGAGCGCATCGCCTACGTGACGCAGACCACGCTGTCAGTGGATGACGCCGCGCAGATCATTGCCGCGCTGAAGGCGAAGTTTCCGAACGTCAAGGAACCGAAGAAGCAGGACATCTGCTACGCGACGCAAAACCGCCAGGATGCCGTCAAGTTCATGGCGCCGCAGTGCGATGTGGTGATCGTCGTCGGCAGCCCGAACAGCTCGAACTCCAACCGGCTGCGCGAACTGGCCGAAAAGCTCGGCGTCCCTTCCTATATGGTCGACTCGCCGGATCAGATCGATCCCGCGTGGGTTGCCGACAAGCGCCGCATCGGCGTGACGGCGGGCGCGTCGGCGCCGGAAGCACTGGCTCAGGCCGTGATCGGCCGTCTGCGCGAGCTGGGCGTGCGCAACGTGCGCGCGCTGGAAGGCATCGAGGAAAACATTGCGTTTCCACTGCCGCGCGGGCTCGGTTTGCCCGCCTGA